A window of Roseateles sp. XES5 genomic DNA:
TTGCCTGGCCCGGCGCACAATTTGCGCATCACCGTGACGCCCCGCCGCTCCATCATCGTTTCGAGACCCTGCGTCGGTTCAAGCGCACGAAGAAGCACGGCGCTGCCGGGCGCGCAGACAAAATTGAGGCACCAGTGCAGACCATAGGAGCGGTAGACATAGGCCGTGCCCGGCGCGCCGAACATGGCGGCATTGGCGGCGGTCTCACCGCGAAAGCTGTGGGATGCCGCATCGTCGGGGCGATAGGCCTCGGTTTCGACGATGCGCCCTCCGACCCCGTCGACGAGCAGGCGCACGCCCAGAAGATCGACGGCGACCGCCACGGCATCGCGCGCGAAGAAGCTTTCATCCATGTCGGGCATCCATGCCGGGCATTCCTGTCAAACGATCCGGGCAGCGTTTTGCCCGGATCGTCAAATACCCTGCCCTCCCCCGTCAGGCGAGCCGGGAGATCATGCCGTCGACAAGATCAGGCGGCCTTGCGCGCTTTTGCCCGCGCATTTGCGGAAGCATCGGCGAGCTTGGTCAGGGCGCCGTCCGTCTTGGTCTCTTCCTGCAGGGTCTGGTCGAGCAGCGTGACGGCCTCGGTCAGGCCAAGCTCGCTGGCCCAGCGCTTCAGCGTGCCGTAGCGGGTGATCTCGTAATGCTCGACGGCCTGCGCCGAGGAAATCAGGCCGGCATCCAGCGCCGGCGTATCCTTGAATTCCTCGATGATTTCCTCGCCCTCGGCGATGATGCCTTCGATCGCCTCGCAGGTCTTGCCGCGGGGGGCCTTGCCGATGAGTTCGAACACCTGCGTGAGGCGCTCGACATGACCTTCGGTCTCCTCGCGGTGTTTCTCGAAGGCTGCCTTCAGGTCCTCCGCCCGCGCCGCCCGCTTCATCTTCGGAAGCGCCTTGAGGATCTTGCGCTCGGCAAAATAGATGTCTTTCAGCGTGTCGTGAAAAAGATCGTCCAGCGTCTTTTCTCTGGCCATTGATGGTCTCCTTTCGGGAAAGCGCGCGCATGGCGCGACCTCCCCAAAAGAAGGAAGCGGAGCCTTTGTTCCGCCAGCCCGCCGTCAGCGCGCCAGATGCTCGAAAAGCCGCGCCACGGCCTCCGCGCCGGGGTCGACATGGCCTTCGAGCTGCTTGGCGTTGATATAGGCGGCGCGGCCGGCTTTCGCGCGTGTGAGGGTCGCCGTGACGTTCGCGCCCTCGCGCGCGGCGGCGGCCGCGGCGGCGATGCCCTGACCAAGTGCATCGAGCGCGGGCGCAAGCGCATCGACCATCGTGCGGTCGCCGATCCGGGCGCCGCCGATTTCCTGCATGCGGGCAAGGCCGGCACGCAGCGCCTCGCGCATCGGCAGGCCGCTCGAAGCGCCGTCGCCGGCGGCGGCGAAGAAGATGGCGAGCAGCACGCCGGAGGAGCCGCCCATCGTCTGGCTGAGCTCCTGGCCGATGGCGCGCAGCAGCTGCGTATGGTCCGACAGCGGCAGGCGGTCGATGGCATTGATCAGCGCGCGGGCCGCACCCGCCAGCGTCGAGCCGGTATCGCCGTCGCCGGACTTGGCGTCGAGCGCATTGAGATCCTGTTCGGCGGCGACCAGCACGTTGCAGCAATCGATGAGGAAGGCGCGCGTCGCGGAATGGCTGGACGGCATCGGCATGATCGGCGTCAGGCCGTCCGGCAGGGCGGCAACGGCAATCGGCTGCACCTGCGAAACGCCCGGCCAGGCGGGGATCGGCACGGGGGCCTTGAGGAGTTCCAGTTCCGCGGCATCGGCCGGGAAGACGGAGATGGAAAAACCCTGCATGTCGAGCGAGGTCATCAGCGCGGCCGGGCCGATGGCATGGGTGATCTTCGCGCCGATGCCCGAGCCGAGAAGATCATGCGCCAGAACCGACATTTCGAGCACCGAGGTGCCGCCGAGATTGTTGATCAGCGCCACATGCGGCCCCTCGCCCATGACGGCGGCAAGCCGCTCGACCATGGTGGCGACCGAGGCACGCGCGCCGGCAAAATCGATCTGCTCGACACCCGCCTCGCCATGGATGCCGAGGCCGAGTTCGGCCTTGCCTTCGGGAATGCGGTCCTCTTTCGGCGAGCCCGGCACGCGGCAGGTATCGAGCGACATGCCGATGGAACGCGTTCCCGCGATGACGCGCCTTGCCGCTTCCGTCACGGTGTCGAGATCGGCGCCCTGTTCGGCGAGCGCCCCGGCGATCTTGTGCACGAAAAGCGTGCCCGCGACGCCGCGGGCCTGCGGCAGGTCGGGAAGCGCGATGTCGTCGCCGACGATGACCATCGAGACATTGAGGCCATAGGCGCGGGCGCGCTCGGCGGCGAGGCCGAAATTCAGCCGGTCGCCGGTATAGTTCTTGACGACGAGCAGGCACCCGGCCGGTCCCGTCACGGCGAGGATGCCGGCAAGCACGGCGTCGACACTCGGCGAGGCGAAGACGTCGCCGCAGACGGCCGCCGTCAGCATGCCCTTGCCGACGAAGCCGACATGGGCGGGCTCGTGGCCCGAGCCGCCGCCCGAGACGATCGCCACCCTGGACTTGTCCCAGTCGCTGCGCTTGACGACGCGGATATGCGGATAGCCGTCGAGGCGGGTGAGCGCGCCGCCCGACAGAGCCAGCACGCCGTCGATCGCCTCGGTGACGACGTCTTCGCGCTTGTTGATGAATTGCGCCATGGAAATCTCCTTAAGCTAAACGCATGCCCGCCGCGTCGAAATAGAGCGGCTGCGACGGTTGGATCCGGATGGTCTCGCCGCCCGTGAGCGGCGTGTGGGCGTCGGTGACGGTGATGAGGTCGTGCCGCTTGAAGGTGAGATGCAGGCGCGTCTGGTCGCCGAGATGCTCGACGCGCTTGACCAGCGCCTCCTCCCCCTCGCCCTGCACGATGTGCTCCGGGCGAAGGCCGATGCTCTTGGCACCGGCCGGCGCGCCCGCGAAGAGATCGGCCGGCAGCACGTTGATGCGCGGCTGGCCGAGGCGCGTCGCGGCATAGACGCTGACGGGCGTTTCATAGACCGCGCGCGGAGAACCGAACTGCACCAGCCGTCCCTCGTTCAACACGCCGACATGGGTCGCCATGGTCATCGCCTCGATCTGGTCATGGGTGACATAGATGAGCGTCGCGCCGGATTTCGCCTGGATGCGCTTCAGTTCGATGCGCAGGTCCGCCCGGAGCTTCGCATCGAGCGAGCTCAGCGGCTCGTCCATCAGGAAGACATCCGGGTTGCGCACAAGCGCACGGCCGATGGAGACGCGCTGCATTTCGCCGCCGGAAAGCGCGGTCGCCTTGTTGTCCAGCTTGTGGGCGATCTGCAAGACCTCGGCAACCTCCTTCACCTTCCTGTCGATCGCCGCTTGCGGCGTCTTCAGGAGCGGCGACCTTAGGGGAAATTCCAGGTTCTGGCGAACCGTGAGGTGTGGATAGAGCGAATATTGCTGGAAGACCATCGCGACATTGCGCTCGGCCGGCGACAGCCCCTTCATGGCGCGGCCGCCGATGAAGACCGCACCGCTGTCGGGGGCATCGAGGCCGGAGACCATGCGCAGGGTCGTCGTCTTGCCTGCGCCCGTCGGGCCGAGCAGCACGACGAAGGAGCCGTCCGGCACTTCAAGCGAGACATTGTCGAGCGCAACGGTGTCCCCGAAGCGCTTCGTCACTTTCTCCAGAATGACCTCAGCCATGACCCAGCACTCCCGCATTGGCCTCGGAGACGAGCGCCTTGCCGTTTTCCGCATCGAAAAGCGAAAGGGTGCGCGCATCGAAATCGAGCCCGACCAGCTCCTCCTCGCGCACCTTGTGACTTGAGGATATGCGCGCCTTCAGGTCGCCGTGCCCGGTCGACAGCGTCACGATCTGCGTCGTGCCGAGATATTCGACGGCGCTGACCCGCCCGCGATAGGCGGCATCGTCGCGGAACCGCACATGTTCCGGCCGCACGCCGAGCGTCAGCCGGCCGGCGCGCCCTTCGCGCGCAGCCGGCACCTTCATCCGCACGCCGCCAAGATCGACGCTGTCGCCGCCGATGCCGATCATGCCCTCGAAATCGAGGAAGTTCATGGAGGGCGAGCCGATGAACTGGGCGACGAATTTCGTCGCCGGCCAATCGTAGATCTGCTGCGGGCGACCGAACTGCTCGACGACGCCATGGTTCATGACGACGATCTTGTCGCCCATCTGCATGGCCTCGAGCTGGTCGTGCGTGACATAGACGGTGGTGGCGCCCATGCGGTCGTGCAGCGCGCGCAGTTCCTCCGCCATGTGCTCGCGGAACTCCGCATCGAGCGCGCCGAGCGGCTCGTCCATGAAGAAGGCCTTGGGTCGGCGCACGATGGCCCGGCCGAGCGCCACGCGCTGGCGGTCGCCGCCCGAAAGGCCGCCGACCGGCTTGTCGAGGATATGCTCGATCTTCAGGATACGGGCGACCTCGGCGACGCGGGTCGCCACCTCCTCGCGCTTCATGCCCTGGCTGACCAGCGGATAGGAGATGTTCCTGCGCACGTTCATATGCGGATAGAGCGCGAACATCTGGAAGACGAAGGCGATGTCGCGCTGGCTGGCCGGCTTCATGCCGACCTCCTCGCCATCGATGAAGATCTCGCCCGAGGTCGGCAGCTCGAGGCCGGCCATCATGCGCAGCGTCGTCGTCTTGCCGCAGCCGGAGGGGCCGAGCAGCATGAAGAACTCGCCATCCTCTATGGTGAAGCTGGAGGAGCGGACGGCGGTGAAGGCGCCGAACTCCTTGCGCACGTTTTCAATTCTGATCTGAGCCATCGGCCTACTCCGGAAAATGGCTGACGACGATGAACATCACCGTGCCCAGCAGGGTTATGACGAAGGACCAGGAATAGAGGACGAGGGCGAAGGGCTGCATGAGCATGACGACGCCGGCGGCGATCAGTACCGAGGCCAGCATTTCCCAGGCGCCGCGCCTGAAATGCATGAGACCGTTGAAAAATCTTGTCATTTGCGGACGGCTCCGAAGGTGATGCCGCGCAGGAGATGCTTGCGCAGAAGGATGGTGAACACCATGACCGGGACGAGGAAGAGGGTCGCGCCCGCCGCGACAGCCGGCCAGTCCTGGCCGCTGACGCCG
This region includes:
- a CDS encoding DNA-3-methyladenine glycosylase produces the protein MDESFFARDAVAVAVDLLGVRLLVDGVGGRIVETEAYRPDDAASHSFRGETAANAAMFGAPGTAYVYRSYGLHWCLNFVCAPGSAVLLRALEPTQGLETMMERRGVTVMRKLCAGPGNLCKALAVTGGMNGALLSRAPFSLEPPPEAPVAVSGVRIGISKAVDHPWRFAIKGSSYLSKPI
- a CDS encoding ABC transporter ATP-binding protein, whose amino-acid sequence is MAQIRIENVRKEFGAFTAVRSSSFTIEDGEFFMLLGPSGCGKTTTLRMMAGLELPTSGEIFIDGEEVGMKPASQRDIAFVFQMFALYPHMNVRRNISYPLVSQGMKREEVATRVAEVARILKIEHILDKPVGGLSGGDRQRVALGRAIVRRPKAFFMDEPLGALDAEFREHMAEELRALHDRMGATTVYVTHDQLEAMQMGDKIVVMNHGVVEQFGRPQQIYDWPATKFVAQFIGSPSMNFLDFEGMIGIGGDSVDLGGVRMKVPAAREGRAGRLTLGVRPEHVRFRDDAAYRGRVSAVEYLGTTQIVTLSTGHGDLKARISSSHKVREEELVGLDFDARTLSLFDAENGKALVSEANAGVLGHG
- a CDS encoding ABC transporter ATP-binding protein, coding for MAEVILEKVTKRFGDTVALDNVSLEVPDGSFVVLLGPTGAGKTTTLRMVSGLDAPDSGAVFIGGRAMKGLSPAERNVAMVFQQYSLYPHLTVRQNLEFPLRSPLLKTPQAAIDRKVKEVAEVLQIAHKLDNKATALSGGEMQRVSIGRALVRNPDVFLMDEPLSSLDAKLRADLRIELKRIQAKSGATLIYVTHDQIEAMTMATHVGVLNEGRLVQFGSPRAVYETPVSVYAATRLGQPRINVLPADLFAGAPAGAKSIGLRPEHIVQGEGEEALVKRVEHLGDQTRLHLTFKRHDLITVTDAHTPLTGGETIRIQPSQPLYFDAAGMRLA
- a CDS encoding dihydroxyacetone kinase subunit DhaK, which gives rise to MAQFINKREDVVTEAIDGVLALSGGALTRLDGYPHIRVVKRSDWDKSRVAIVSGGGSGHEPAHVGFVGKGMLTAAVCGDVFASPSVDAVLAGILAVTGPAGCLLVVKNYTGDRLNFGLAAERARAYGLNVSMVIVGDDIALPDLPQARGVAGTLFVHKIAGALAEQGADLDTVTEAARRVIAGTRSIGMSLDTCRVPGSPKEDRIPEGKAELGLGIHGEAGVEQIDFAGARASVATMVERLAAVMGEGPHVALINNLGGTSVLEMSVLAHDLLGSGIGAKITHAIGPAALMTSLDMQGFSISVFPADAAELELLKAPVPIPAWPGVSQVQPIAVAALPDGLTPIMPMPSSHSATRAFLIDCCNVLVAAEQDLNALDAKSGDGDTGSTLAGAARALINAIDRLPLSDHTQLLRAIGQELSQTMGGSSGVLLAIFFAAAGDGASSGLPMREALRAGLARMQEIGGARIGDRTMVDALAPALDALGQGIAAAAAAAREGANVTATLTRAKAGRAAYINAKQLEGHVDPGAEAVARLFEHLAR
- a CDS encoding ferritin-like domain-containing protein, whose product is MAREKTLDDLFHDTLKDIYFAERKILKALPKMKRAARAEDLKAAFEKHREETEGHVERLTQVFELIGKAPRGKTCEAIEGIIAEGEEIIEEFKDTPALDAGLISSAQAVEHYEITRYGTLKRWASELGLTEAVTLLDQTLQEETKTDGALTKLADASANARAKARKAA